A single window of Acidobacteriota bacterium DNA harbors:
- a CDS encoding nucleotidyltransferase domain-containing protein: MKIENRMTEKLEECFKNRKEVAFSFLYGSQARGVATSLSDIDIAIYFYPKNRRPVEFEELVYYEKEDEIWLDIERLLKKEVELLVLNRAPATIAASAIRGIPIVIRDWGLYLDFMEYVTSEAIDFRNLLIKDFIEKS, encoded by the coding sequence TTGAAAATAGAAAATCGCATGACGGAAAAGCTTGAGGAATGTTTTAAAAATAGAAAAGAGGTTGCCTTTTCTTTTTTGTATGGGTCTCAGGCAAGGGGAGTGGCTACATCGTTATCCGATATTGATATTGCTATTTATTTTTATCCCAAAAACCGCAGACCTGTTGAGTTTGAAGAATTGGTCTATTATGAAAAGGAAGATGAAATATGGCTTGATATTGAGAGACTTTTGAAGAAAGAAGTAGAACTTCTTGTCCTTAACCGAGCACCTGCTACAATTGCAGCCAGTGCAATAAGAGGAATTCCCATTGTGATTAGAGATTGGGGGCTTTATCTGGATTTTATGGAATATGTAACCTCAGAGGCAATAGATTTCAGAAATCTACTTATAAAAGATTTTATCGAAAAATCATGA
- the cas2 gene encoding CRISPR-associated endonuclease Cas2 — MFVVVSYDIVDDKRRNRVLNELKNYGNHVQYSVFECDLNKKQIENLQAELRRVIDGKEDSIRYYFLCGSCIERIEVDGKG; from the coding sequence ATGTTTGTAGTTGTAAGCTATGATATAGTAGATGATAAGAGGAGAAACAGGGTGTTAAATGAACTCAAAAATTATGGAAATCATGTTCAATATAGTGTCTTTGAATGCGATCTCAATAAGAAACAGATAGAAAATCTACAGGCTGAACTACGTAGAGTAATAGATGGAAAAGAAGACAGTATCCGCTACTACTTCTTGTGTGGGAGTTGTATTGAAAGAATTGAAGTGGATGGTAAAGGCTAA
- a CDS encoding AtpZ/AtpI family protein, protein MAKTITLRLSGEKKKIVFMIAAEPRQKSYYNPVEEKLEVEYYRGNFYVMNEGKNNKELKNKKKPRIDWRLLEYSSVGLMFPVSIAVGLAIGYFLDSILNTSPWLLLIFTILGIIAGFYNVYKIAGKE, encoded by the coding sequence ATGGCTAAAACTATCACCTTGAGACTTTCTGGTGAGAAGAAAAAGATTGTTTTTATGATTGCTGCTGAACCAAGGCAGAAAAGTTATTACAATCCTGTTGAAGAAAAATTGGAAGTGGAATATTATAGGGGGAATTTTTATGTTATGAATGAAGGAAAAAATAATAAAGAATTGAAAAACAAGAAGAAGCCGAGGATAGACTGGAGACTTTTAGAGTATTCATCCGTTGGATTGATGTTTCCTGTATCGATTGCAGTTGGTTTAGCCATTGGATATTTTCTTGATTCTATTCTTAATACATCTCCATGGCTTCTTTTAATATTCACGATTTTGGGCATAATTGCCGGGTTTTACAATGTCTATAAAATAGCTGGAAAGGAATGA
- the cas6 gene encoding CRISPR system precrRNA processing endoribonuclease RAMP protein Cas6, whose protein sequence is MLNLKEKFQSLKFEKYRFNLLFQDDISIPSYKGALLRGAFGYMLRKIFCVQRQIKLCEDCIMKESCVYSYLFETPNLKKEVYFLSLKTSVPHPFVLEPHLDEKTQYKAGEIFQFDLILIGKAINYLPYVVFAFREIGRKGLGSSHAKYRLDSVSLLKNNKEFTIFDGSTELFKEIPQEDLCSTNDEKTIKGNNLNLNFLTPTRIKEKKDLIVEPQFSNIIKSLLIRLSLLSNFHCDSKIELDLKSLVEKSRSIKINHSNLRWNDWTHFSSRLKEKIILGGFTGNISFNGEIKEWLPLIELGEALHIGNGTSFGLGRYKIDWDY, encoded by the coding sequence ATGCTGAACCTAAAAGAAAAATTTCAGTCTCTAAAATTTGAAAAATACAGATTCAATCTATTATTTCAGGATGATATTTCGATCCCTTCTTACAAAGGCGCTTTATTAAGAGGTGCATTTGGATATATGTTAAGAAAGATTTTCTGTGTCCAAAGGCAAATTAAGCTTTGCGAGGACTGTATAATGAAAGAATCCTGTGTCTATAGCTATCTCTTTGAGACCCCAAATTTAAAAAAAGAGGTATATTTTCTTTCATTGAAAACCTCTGTTCCCCATCCATTTGTTCTTGAACCTCATCTTGATGAAAAAACACAATATAAGGCTGGTGAGATATTTCAATTTGATTTAATCCTCATAGGAAAGGCAATAAATTATCTTCCTTATGTGGTCTTTGCCTTTAGAGAAATCGGTAGAAAAGGATTAGGTTCAAGCCATGCTAAATATAGATTGGACTCTGTTAGTCTTTTAAAAAATAACAAAGAATTTACTATTTTTGATGGTTCCACAGAGTTATTTAAAGAGATCCCTCAAGAAGACCTTTGCTCCACTAATGATGAAAAAACAATAAAAGGGAATAATTTAAACCTTAATTTTTTAACTCCTACGAGGATAAAAGAGAAAAAAGACCTTATTGTAGAACCTCAATTCTCTAACATCATAAAAAGCCTTCTTATCAGGCTTTCTCTTCTTTCAAATTTTCACTGCGATTCTAAAATAGAGCTTGACTTAAAATCTCTTGTAGAGAAAAGTCGTTCAATTAAAATTAATCATTCTAACTTAAGATGGAATGATTGGACGCATTTCTCTTCCCGATTAAAAGAGAAAATAATATTAGGAGGCTTTACAGGAAATATTTCATTCAATGGAGAGATAAAAGAATGGCTTCCCCTGATTGAACTGGGTGAAGCTCTTCATATAGGTAATGGAACAAGCTTTGGCCTTGGAAGATATAAAATCGATTGGGATTATTGA
- a CDS encoding DUF433 domain-containing protein: MKEFEGRIISDPKICGDKHYIKKTRIPVYLILDLSAGESYEWRKSAYSNLDEERI; this comes from the coding sequence ATGAAAGAATTTGAAGGAAGAATAATCAGCGATCCCAAGATCTGTGGTGACAAACATTATATTAAGAAAACTCGGATTCCTGTTTATCTTATTCTTGATTTATCTGCTGGAGAGAGTTATGAATGGAGAAAGAGTGCCTATTCCAATCTTGATGAAGAGAGGATATAA
- a CDS encoding vWA domain-containing protein, producing MRREGISFLSIYLFFYLSISILYSNEKDIITEFPKPLDVFLAIDQSGSMKSTDPNGIRISSAKYFVDFLASQRSDFFNHRVGIINFGDRAPENLQEEMLLLNDIEGKKLNEIKNFIKPMDLGNTSFISALKRTYDGFKKVGDLKERQKALVFFTDGEPDDKRRWTKEQYFSEIRDFVNENFKDCTIYVVAIDVKNTFWDRDEIYWNEITKNKTYKISKMDEKELEKLYSSILLQLLKSPDIHWDEIPGEGLEIEIEPYLEKVTFSILKENPDVNLVIIRNDGKKVEKFDPDTKYFPGKYSEIYSIDDPFPGNWRYKIEKGKGKVEVGKAIIPVEVRLISPYSPFPQGKEIEIKASFLKRDKSIVKENPAYRLWLGAKIINPKEEEEFIEFLNKSPGIYIGKKSIVASQIGRYTIETTMKGGNLVISQKKIEVSVEPIPYLDDMKPLEYSKIALSKDIKVEAKLKKEGTDVNPSDVFIDDPNSLIFVQISDFSERIIKSIPLKQVKNLNKFEGIFFKKEFHNKGTFKLIFQLSGNLKTGVRYKAYPEEVIFIKRMTFIDFFMYRWYFLIVFSFLLLIIWDWSRILRENEWWLWRFSLPKLSGEIEIKEHDKEPLIYYLYGKRKFDIGKRVGMKCGYIAAVWRKTEEGLKKPIPKIRYSSTLKIKKFDEEKELEDRDSVTIKEKFLLEYRS from the coding sequence GTGAGAAGAGAAGGGATTTCCTTTTTAAGCATATATCTATTTTTTTATTTATCTATTTCAATTCTTTATTCCAATGAAAAAGATATAATTACAGAATTTCCAAAACCACTGGATGTATTTTTGGCAATTGATCAATCAGGAAGTATGAAATCTACTGATCCTAATGGAATAAGAATCTCTTCTGCAAAATATTTTGTAGATTTTTTAGCCTCTCAGAGGTCAGATTTTTTTAATCATCGAGTGGGAATAATAAATTTTGGAGATAGAGCTCCTGAAAATTTACAAGAAGAGATGCTTTTATTAAATGATATAGAGGGAAAAAAATTAAATGAGATAAAAAATTTTATAAAACCTATGGATTTGGGTAATACAAGCTTTATTTCTGCTTTAAAAAGGACATACGATGGTTTCAAAAAAGTAGGAGATTTAAAAGAAAGACAGAAGGCTTTAGTTTTTTTTACAGATGGAGAGCCTGATGACAAAAGACGATGGACTAAAGAACAATATTTTTCTGAAATCAGGGATTTTGTTAATGAAAATTTTAAGGATTGTACCATATATGTGGTAGCTATAGATGTAAAAAATACTTTTTGGGATAGAGATGAGATATATTGGAATGAAATCACAAAAAATAAAACATATAAAATATCCAAAATGGATGAAAAAGAATTAGAAAAACTTTATAGCTCTATTCTTCTTCAGCTCCTTAAATCTCCTGATATCCATTGGGATGAGATTCCAGGGGAAGGATTAGAAATAGAAATTGAGCCCTATCTTGAAAAAGTGACTTTTTCGATTTTAAAGGAAAATCCAGATGTTAATCTTGTAATCATTCGCAATGATGGTAAAAAAGTTGAAAAATTCGACCCTGATACAAAATATTTTCCTGGAAAATACTCAGAAATTTATTCCATAGATGATCCCTTTCCAGGAAATTGGAGATACAAAATTGAGAAAGGAAAAGGGAAAGTCGAGGTTGGAAAAGCCATTATTCCAGTTGAGGTTAGACTGATATCTCCTTATTCTCCCTTTCCTCAAGGGAAAGAAATTGAAATTAAAGCGAGTTTTTTGAAGAGAGATAAAAGTATTGTTAAAGAAAATCCAGCATACAGGCTTTGGCTTGGGGCAAAGATAATAAATCCAAAAGAAGAAGAGGAATTTATAGAGTTTCTCAATAAGAGCCCTGGAATTTATATTGGAAAGAAATCCATTGTTGCTTCTCAAATTGGGAGATATACCATAGAAACCACGATGAAGGGAGGTAATTTAGTTATTTCTCAAAAAAAGATAGAAGTTTCAGTAGAACCTATTCCATATTTGGATGATATGAAACCACTTGAATATTCAAAAATAGCTCTTTCTAAGGATATTAAAGTTGAGGCAAAGCTGAAAAAAGAGGGGACGGATGTAAATCCTTCTGATGTATTTATCGATGATCCAAATAGTCTTATTTTTGTACAAATCTCAGATTTTTCAGAAAGAATAATAAAATCAATACCTCTAAAACAAGTAAAAAACTTAAATAAATTTGAAGGAATATTTTTTAAAAAAGAGTTCCATAATAAAGGAACTTTCAAACTTATTTTCCAACTTAGTGGAAATCTAAAAACTGGCGTTCGATACAAAGCTTATCCAGAGGAGGTAATATTCATTAAAAGAATGACCTTTATAGATTTCTTTATGTATAGATGGTATTTTTTAATTGTTTTCAGTTTTCTTTTATTAATTATTTGGGATTGGAGCCGCATTCTAAGGGAAAACGAGTGGTGGTTATGGAGATTTAGTCTTCCTAAACTTTCTGGCGAGATTGAAATAAAAGAGCATGATAAAGAGCCATTAATTTATTATTTGTATGGAAAAAGAAAGTTTGATATAGGAAAAAGAGTTGGAATGAAATGTGGATATATTGCAGCAGTGTGGAGAAAGACAGAAGAAGGACTAAAGAAACCCATTCCAAAAATTCGATATAGCTCTACTCTAAAGATAAAGAAATTCGATGAGGAAAAAGAGTTAGAAGATCGAGACAGTGTTACCATAAAAGAAAAATTTCTTTTAGAATATAGAAGTTAA
- a CDS encoding gamma-glutamylcyclotransferase family protein, which produces MIWYFAYGSNMKQSRLEERVKRKGLIWKVGFLENYHLCFNKVKGDGSGYANIEVKEGSKIWGVLYQLSNEEIKLLDKYEGVPDHYNRVSKEICTTEGSYNAEVYIANPDMIDDNLLPKRDYLGYLIDGATEHNLPKEYIIYLKSFKTFD; this is translated from the coding sequence ATGATTTGGTATTTTGCTTATGGGTCAAATATGAAACAATCGAGATTAGAGGAGCGAGTGAAAAGAAAGGGTTTAATTTGGAAGGTAGGATTTCTTGAGAATTACCATCTTTGTTTTAATAAAGTTAAAGGAGATGGTTCTGGATATGCTAATATAGAGGTTAAAGAAGGTAGTAAGATATGGGGCGTATTGTATCAATTAAGTAATGAAGAAATAAAACTGCTTGATAAGTACGAAGGGGTTCCCGATCATTATAATAGAGTTTCAAAAGAAATTTGCACAACAGAAGGTAGTTATAATGCCGAGGTATATATAGCTAATCCGGATATGATCGATGATAATCTACTGCCAAAACGTGATTATTTGGGTTATTTAATAGATGGAGCAACCGAGCATAATTTGCCGAAAGAATATATTATTTATTTAAAAAGTTTTAAGACGTTTGATTAA
- a CDS encoding type II toxin-antitoxin system PemK/MazF family toxin codes for MKLMKYGMTYNQGSLVLIPFPFTDLSTTKKRPALVVSPGWFNQAYEDVVLAAVTLITSEPLKQLDVPLAQKDLTEGVIPKESTIKISKLFTCHRNLVVREVAVVKEEKLREVLKKLREFFGEKVLNAQSNTQRLKILPNGTERDKKR; via the coding sequence ATGAAACTGATGAAATATGGAATGACCTATAATCAAGGCAGTTTGGTTCTTATTCCATTTCCCTTTACTGACCTTTCAACCACTAAGAAGCGACCTGCTCTGGTTGTGTCGCCTGGTTGGTTCAATCAAGCCTATGAAGATGTCGTCTTAGCGGCTGTGACATTGATAACTTCTGAACCATTAAAACAATTAGACGTGCCTTTGGCTCAAAAGGATTTGACTGAAGGGGTTATTCCCAAAGAATCAACCATCAAGATATCAAAACTTTTTACCTGTCATAGGAATTTAGTAGTTAGGGAAGTTGCGGTAGTCAAAGAGGAGAAACTTAGGGAAGTTTTGAAAAAACTGAGGGAATTCTTTGGAGAAAAAGTCCTAAATGCCCAATCCAACACCCAAAGACTAAAAATCCTCCCCAATGGGACAGAAAGAGATAAAAAGAGATGA
- the ltrA gene encoding group II intron reverse transcriptase/maturase: MKGKLFPKICDIRTLWQAWRRVKEKGSKGGIDRITLESFEKNLDRNLQSLGISLERETYIPEPVKRIYIPKHDKPEEKRIIALPSIKDKIVQEAVKIVIEPLFEHIFLDCSYGYRPGKGPQKAIQKVEEYIKEGRTWAFSCDIDNFFDSIDHNLLISLFSRRIWEKSILRLVELWLKMGVIDRGVWTDVGEGIPQGNVLSPLLSNVYLHPFDQEMTKRGYSLIRYADNFTVLGKSRAEAVEAFKDAQIFLQNQLFLRLNFENIPIRSIQDGFIFLGFLFKDKRKAIADSKILKIQEKIKQILRDHAISAMDELVVDLNESIEGWKRYYMVGDVKTQFQFLDNFLFYNLSVFLKRKQEFKDRIDELRSSLNKMEFFIEKSAEEKKKFLEFLIARSGIKKIPEKSVSIMQEEDKTPLSVERVVEKKKKEYEKILSKETEILISEPGSFLGKTSRRVVVKLKGKRVLEMPFFRLKNIIILSQGVALSSNLIKFCSENEIPIHFLDSYGKPYAQIYSPRFPLFRVSAQQLIASRNEKGLRLAISFVKAKIKNQISLLKYYNKYKKRKEIAFLNQCSESIKKMTSLLEELKILSKENDFEKVRLKLFALEGQSASHYWNLIRNLLSSEVYFEGRERKGATDLVNSLLNYGYGVLYSRIFEAIILAGLNPNISFLHKEQIGKPTLVFDLIEEFRQPVVDKAVIKMIRRKEKLEMDGTELTQETRKRLVEEILKRLNSKIKFQGKILTLLEIIKYQADSIAKFLENKVFYKPFVDKW; this comes from the coding sequence ATGAAGGGAAAATTATTTCCAAAAATCTGTGATATTAGAACCTTATGGCAGGCATGGAGAAGGGTTAAGGAAAAGGGTTCAAAAGGAGGAATAGATAGAATAACGCTTGAATCTTTTGAGAAAAATTTAGATAGGAATCTTCAATCTTTGGGTATCTCATTAGAAAGAGAGACTTATATTCCTGAGCCTGTAAAAAGAATTTATATTCCAAAACATGATAAGCCTGAAGAAAAAAGAATAATTGCTTTGCCCAGCATCAAGGATAAGATTGTCCAGGAGGCGGTTAAAATTGTTATAGAACCACTATTTGAACACATTTTTCTTGATTGTAGCTATGGTTATAGACCTGGTAAAGGTCCACAAAAAGCTATTCAAAAAGTCGAAGAATACATAAAAGAGGGAAGAACCTGGGCTTTTAGCTGTGATATAGACAATTTCTTTGATTCCATTGATCACAATCTCCTGATTTCGTTATTTTCAAGAAGAATATGGGAAAAGAGCATCCTGAGGTTGGTTGAGCTATGGCTTAAAATGGGAGTTATTGACAGAGGTGTATGGACTGATGTTGGAGAGGGGATTCCTCAGGGAAATGTTCTCTCCCCTCTTCTTTCTAACGTATATCTTCATCCTTTTGATCAAGAAATGACTAAGAGAGGATATTCTTTAATCAGATATGCAGATAATTTCACTGTTCTGGGCAAAAGCAGGGCGGAGGCAGTAGAAGCATTCAAGGATGCTCAGATATTTCTCCAAAATCAGCTTTTCCTTCGACTCAATTTTGAGAATATTCCGATAAGAAGCATTCAAGATGGATTTATCTTTTTAGGATTTCTCTTCAAAGATAAAAGAAAGGCCATTGCTGATAGCAAGATCTTAAAGATCCAAGAAAAAATAAAACAAATTCTTAGAGATCATGCCATCTCTGCAATGGATGAGCTGGTCGTTGATCTAAATGAATCAATTGAAGGATGGAAAAGATATTATATGGTTGGTGATGTTAAAACCCAATTTCAATTCCTCGATAATTTTCTATTCTACAATCTATCTGTTTTCTTAAAAAGAAAACAAGAATTTAAAGATAGGATAGATGAATTGAGAAGTTCTTTGAATAAGATGGAATTTTTTATTGAAAAATCTGCAGAAGAAAAGAAGAAATTTTTGGAATTTTTAATTGCTCGGAGCGGAATCAAGAAAATTCCAGAAAAATCGGTTTCTATTATGCAGGAAGAAGATAAAACTCCTCTATCAGTTGAAAGGGTGGTTGAGAAAAAGAAAAAAGAGTATGAAAAGATTCTCTCGAAAGAAACAGAAATTCTAATTTCAGAACCTGGATCCTTTTTAGGAAAGACAAGTAGAAGAGTTGTTGTTAAACTAAAAGGGAAGAGAGTCTTAGAGATGCCATTTTTTAGGTTAAAAAATATAATAATTCTTTCTCAAGGAGTGGCTCTTTCATCTAATTTGATAAAATTTTGCTCAGAAAATGAAATTCCTATACATTTCCTGGATTCATACGGAAAACCATATGCTCAGATTTATTCACCGAGATTTCCACTTTTCAGAGTCAGTGCTCAGCAGCTTATAGCATCCAGAAATGAAAAAGGATTGCGTCTGGCGATATCCTTTGTGAAGGCAAAAATAAAAAATCAAATAAGTTTATTAAAATACTATAATAAATATAAAAAGAGAAAGGAGATTGCTTTTCTTAATCAATGTAGTGAATCCATTAAGAAAATGACTTCCCTGTTAGAAGAGTTAAAAATTTTATCTAAAGAAAATGATTTTGAAAAAGTTAGATTAAAACTTTTTGCATTGGAGGGACAATCAGCTTCCCATTACTGGAATTTGATAAGAAATCTCCTTAGTTCTGAGGTTTATTTTGAAGGACGAGAAAGAAAAGGAGCAACTGATCTGGTTAATTCCTTATTGAACTACGGGTATGGAGTTTTATATTCAAGAATATTCGAAGCAATTATACTGGCTGGATTAAATCCTAATATTAGTTTCTTACATAAAGAACAGATTGGAAAACCAACCCTTGTTTTTGATTTAATTGAAGAATTTAGACAACCAGTAGTGGACAAAGCGGTTATCAAAATGATTAGAAGAAAGGAGAAGTTAGAAATGGATGGGACTGAACTAACTCAGGAAACAAGAAAAAGACTCGTTGAAGAAATTTTAAAAAGATTAAATTCAAAAATAAAATTTCAGGGCAAGATACTTACCCTTTTAGAAATAATAAAATACCAAGCTGATTCCATAGCTAAATTTTTAGAAAACAAAGTTTTTTATAAACCTTTTGTGGATAAATGGTAA
- a CDS encoding tubulin-like doman-containing protein, protein MFPAIVIGLGGTGKWLITDLKKNILEANNGIMPENISLLAFDLVGQETPRIERFLFERGRKQVFSLNYEGGPEFCNFSGMWAMPIFDIADGKGMEWPYIYKWLKEDDAKSYNLSREEINNITGAGQRRQTSRDSLFLNMENIYNKVRDAIFRIGGLLPIGNEGKPTQEIQVFIVNSIAGGTGCGTFLDFIYLIHNAIIDRGEEQTPARITAFLVIPRGFEAVAITERSEVSMDSMEKNCFAAFRELHRHLFNPDIKIDYSDSLKNVNAGKVRLFSLCYFIDGTKIGGEAGSKIKHYMGIIPAIADYVFLHLKEDSSPQTYLTNVVRHLGEFIAQSANNPIQAPIYSTFGIYRYIFDVQEVIQTFAHKLASDVLSFFLLPSSKGSTEIKSEAQDFLGSPANTPFNRNLVKYLVEHPGDIRPTKDILFRYIELGSKGEDISLPKLRLEDIPVKIIFRRPIEEIEKMIQERIHKNLGEESDKCTPKSTQRSYYGVLNYYFELHLRKFSEILKKNIINILEEGDRKGSIDHAKKFLDDLVSFLNIFLDSIKTQYDGLNIPDKIRFSTQKASEFKVRNSQKKYRNEMKILAEYRQNELVMKYVVKIAGEQLELCRNLYNQIENWIETFKEGKKYIENAYREHLEVRIDKKAIKIREYVTEPDDEYENKLYQLIFQKQEPLDLFQKMLYKKLPHPNFDEIIRTFKWEFDIPEEPLNALSCLLPAQFSPWKELKEKPIEWNYVFVDNFLRLGKFQDLKNISIMDILVFKNIEVDSFASEIERKSTPLADFSSIEQQRGELGAGATRVTSDNIQVFAEWNVSPPGKDFADRLAKKFQNKPSFHDLHQIIRWEMKHFIKMRGFPNLMATEIPYRNHYNQLIKRRLRVTPLHIFLAEKNASGYEIKLESVLGEKVRSLNPRIVNLLEEERFLKTFTLAWFFDILPKQYRNRKNIYVYPIEIKGKVEEAQFEEDLVSTLEKLLFSEDPLIQEVKKDIEKKTDEIDKSKAKNPVAYSKELKEKFKSMEISPEESPENDLMRVMKIILWEHAQVFEK, encoded by the coding sequence ATGTTTCCAGCAATTGTCATAGGATTAGGTGGTACAGGTAAATGGCTTATAACTGACTTAAAAAAGAATATCCTGGAAGCTAACAATGGAATAATGCCTGAAAATATCTCTCTCCTTGCCTTTGACCTTGTTGGTCAGGAAACCCCTCGAATTGAGAGATTCCTTTTCGAAAGAGGAAGAAAACAGGTATTCTCCTTAAATTATGAAGGAGGGCCCGAATTTTGCAATTTCAGTGGAATGTGGGCTATGCCTATTTTTGATATTGCCGATGGAAAAGGCATGGAATGGCCATATATTTACAAATGGCTAAAAGAAGATGATGCAAAGAGCTACAATCTATCAAGAGAGGAAATAAATAATATTACAGGGGCAGGACAAAGACGACAGACAAGTCGAGATTCCCTGTTCTTGAATATGGAAAATATCTACAACAAAGTTAGAGATGCAATTTTTAGGATAGGAGGTTTACTTCCAATAGGCAATGAAGGAAAGCCTACTCAGGAAATACAAGTTTTTATTGTAAATTCCATTGCAGGAGGAACAGGCTGTGGAACTTTTTTAGATTTTATTTACCTTATTCACAACGCAATAATTGATAGAGGAGAAGAACAAACCCCAGCAAGAATTACAGCTTTTTTGGTTATTCCCAGAGGATTTGAAGCTGTGGCTATTACTGAAAGAAGTGAAGTATCCATGGATTCAATGGAAAAGAATTGTTTTGCTGCATTTCGCGAATTGCACCGTCATCTTTTTAATCCCGATATAAAAATCGATTACAGTGATAGCCTTAAAAATGTCAATGCAGGGAAGGTTCGTCTGTTCTCTCTATGCTATTTTATAGATGGAACCAAAATAGGAGGAGAGGCTGGAAGTAAAATAAAACATTATATGGGAATAATTCCTGCTATTGCTGATTATGTTTTCCTACATTTGAAAGAGGATTCGAGTCCTCAGACTTATCTCACCAATGTTGTTCGTCATCTTGGTGAATTTATCGCTCAATCAGCAAATAATCCTATCCAGGCTCCTATATACAGCACTTTTGGAATTTATCGATATATTTTTGATGTGCAAGAAGTAATTCAGACTTTTGCTCATAAACTTGCTTCAGATGTTCTTTCTTTTTTCCTTTTACCGAGCTCTAAGGGTTCTACAGAAATAAAGAGTGAAGCTCAGGATTTTCTCGGAAGCCCGGCCAATACACCCTTTAATAGAAATCTTGTCAAATATCTTGTGGAGCATCCAGGAGATATAAGGCCAACAAAGGATATACTTTTTAGATATATAGAGCTTGGATCTAAGGGAGAGGATATTTCTCTACCCAAATTGAGATTAGAAGATATCCCAGTTAAAATAATTTTTAGAAGACCGATAGAAGAGATAGAGAAGATGATACAAGAAAGAATTCATAAGAATTTAGGAGAAGAAAGCGATAAATGCACTCCAAAAAGTACTCAAAGATCATACTATGGAGTGCTCAATTATTATTTTGAGCTCCATTTAAGGAAATTCTCTGAAATTTTAAAGAAAAATATTATAAATATTCTGGAAGAAGGGGATAGAAAAGGTTCAATTGATCATGCTAAAAAATTTCTTGATGATCTTGTTTCTTTTTTAAATATTTTTCTTGATTCCATAAAAACTCAGTATGATGGCTTGAATATCCCTGATAAAATCCGTTTTTCTACTCAAAAAGCATCTGAGTTTAAAGTTAGAAACAGTCAAAAAAAATATCGAAATGAAATGAAAATTCTTGCAGAATATCGCCAGAATGAATTAGTGATGAAATATGTGGTTAAAATCGCTGGAGAGCAGCTTGAGTTATGCAGAAATTTATACAATCAGATTGAAAATTGGATAGAAACTTTCAAAGAAGGAAAGAAATACATTGAAAATGCGTATAGAGAGCATTTAGAAGTTCGCATAGATAAGAAAGCTATAAAAATTAGGGAATATGTCACAGAACCAGATGATGAATACGAAAATAAGCTTTATCAATTGATATTTCAGAAACAAGAACCTTTAGACCTCTTTCAGAAAATGCTTTATAAGAAACTTCCCCATCCAAATTTTGATGAGATAATTAGAACCTTTAAGTGGGAATTTGACATTCCAGAAGAGCCTCTTAACGCTCTTTCATGCCTTCTCCCTGCCCAATTTTCTCCCTGGAAAGAACTAAAAGAAAAACCCATAGAATGGAACTATGTCTTTGTAGATAATTTCTTAAGGCTTGGCAAATTTCAAGATTTAAAAAATATATCCATAATGGACATTTTAGTTTTTAAAAACATTGAGGTTGATTCTTTTGCATCTGAGATTGAACGAAAATCTACTCCTTTGGCTGATTTTTCCTCAATAGAGCAACAAAGAGGAGAACTCGGTGCAGGAGCTACAAGGGTTACCTCTGATAATATTCAAGTCTTTGCTGAATGGAATGTTTCTCCACCTGGCAAGGATTTTGCAGATAGGCTTGCAAAAAAATTTCAAAATAAACCTTCTTTTCATGACTTACATCAGATAATTCGATGGGAAATGAAGCATTTTATCAAAATGAGGGGATTTCCTAACCTTATGGCCACTGAAATTCCTTATAGAAATCATTATAATCAACTAATTAAAAGAAGATTAAGAGTTACACCTCTTCACATATTCCTTGCCGAGAAGAATGCTTCTGGATATGAGATCAAGTTAGAGTCGGTTTTGGGAGAAAAGGTGAGGTCTTTAAATCCTCGAATAGTAAATTTACTTGAAGAAGAAAGGTTTTTGAAAACTTTTACATTAGCATGGTTTTTCGATATTCTTCCAAAGCAATACAGAAATCGCAAAAACATTTATGTTTACCCCATTGAGATTAAAGGAAAAGTGGAAGAAGCTCAATTTGAAGAGGATTTGGTTTCTACTCTTGAAAAACTTCTCTTTTCGGAAGATCCATTGATTCAAGAGGTAAAAAAGGATATTGAGAAAAAAACAGATGAAATAGATAAATCAAAGGCAAAAAATCCAGTGGCTTATTCAAAAGAACTAAAAGAAAAATTTAAGAGTATGGAAATAAGTCCAGAAGAGTCTCCAGAAAATGACCTCATGAGGGTAATGAAAATAATATTGTGGGAACATGCCCAGGTATTTGAAAAGTGA